In Gammaproteobacteria bacterium, one DNA window encodes the following:
- a CDS encoding protease inhibitor I42 family protein, protein MIDICLGERIRIRLPENATTGYRWAIDHVDQTLIETITTEPHYPSNAVGSGGEVEFIFQSKKIGSGEIALKHWRHWEGDSSITQRFLLHFNVRS, encoded by the coding sequence ATGATCGATATCTGTCTCGGCGAGAGAATTCGAATCCGCTTGCCGGAAAATGCGACGACTGGTTACCGCTGGGCAATCGATCATGTCGACCAAACACTTATCGAAACGATCACAACCGAGCCCCACTATCCATCGAACGCTGTAGGTTCAGGGGGAGAAGTCGAATTCATTTTCCAGAGCAAGAAAATCGGCTCTGGAGAAATTGCGCTAAAACATTGGCGCCACTGGGAGGGAGATTCATCGATCACACAGCGCTTCCTGCTGCACTTCAATGTGCGATCATAA
- a CDS encoding response regulator transcription factor: MIMYEPTVFIVDDDAAVRDSLTLMIEQAGMRVQSFENAKAFLNAYQPNFFGCVIIDVQMPGMDGLQLQDELSWRKILLPIIFLTGHGDIPMSVKAIKGGAIDFLTKPVIREKLLICVRAAFAEAKKRISDFTQNQEIATCLTKLTRREREVMLLAVQGRSNKEIGSCLGISFRTVEIHKSKIMQKTGACNLLDLARIARESELGE; the protein is encoded by the coding sequence ATGATTATGTATGAACCGACCGTTTTTATTGTGGATGACGACGCTGCCGTGCGGGATTCGTTAACGTTGATGATCGAGCAGGCCGGCATGCGCGTGCAGTCATTCGAAAATGCGAAAGCCTTTCTGAACGCCTATCAACCGAATTTCTTCGGTTGTGTCATCATCGACGTGCAAATGCCCGGAATGGACGGTCTGCAACTGCAAGATGAATTATCGTGGCGCAAGATTTTACTACCGATCATTTTCCTCACCGGCCACGGCGATATTCCCATGAGTGTCAAAGCCATCAAAGGCGGCGCAATCGATTTTCTGACCAAACCGGTAATCCGGGAAAAATTGCTGATTTGCGTGCGCGCCGCATTCGCCGAAGCTAAAAAGAGAATCAGCGATTTCACACAGAATCAGGAAATCGCCACCTGTCTGACCAAACTCACCCGGCGTGAGCGCGAAGTCATGCTATTGGCCGTGCAAGGGCGCTCGAATAAAGAAATCGGATCTTGTCTGGGTATCAGCTTCCGCACCGTGGAAATCCACAAATCCAAAATCATGCAAAAAACAGGGGCCTGCAATCTGCTCGACCTCGCCCGCATCGCCCGCGAAAGCGAACTGGGCGAATAA
- a CDS encoding sodium-dependent bicarbonate transport family permease, with translation MSLSSLLVPAILFFALGMFACLIKSDLKFPPDMHKMIVIYLLIGIGLHGGKALAGSDMASAIPAVWAALAFGIGLPIVAYIILRALGKIDPLNAAAISAHYGSVSAGTYMTAVAFLGGIGVTYEAYPVIMLAIMESPAIMIGLVLAGYSRKIMGGATKADKGMYKHLIIEAFTNGSILLLFGSMAIGWVVSDPSYKKIEPFFELIFMGALCIFLCDMGMEAGKRLSEFKSVGVFLVGFGIAMPLIGAACGLFVGHFLLGYSVGGITLVTVLAASCSYIAVPPAMRLAIPEANPSFYLTLSLGCTFPFNVVVGIPMYYAAAQYLHETYYPLV, from the coding sequence ATGTCTCTGTCCAGTCTTCTCGTACCGGCAATATTGTTCTTTGCGCTGGGTATGTTTGCTTGCCTCATCAAATCGGATCTGAAATTCCCTCCCGATATGCACAAGATGATTGTCATTTATTTGCTGATCGGTATCGGACTTCATGGCGGTAAAGCGCTTGCCGGATCCGATATGGCATCCGCTATTCCGGCGGTATGGGCGGCGCTCGCATTCGGTATCGGCTTACCCATCGTCGCGTATATTATTCTACGGGCGCTTGGAAAAATCGACCCGCTCAATGCTGCCGCCATTTCCGCGCATTACGGCTCGGTCAGCGCGGGAACTTATATGACGGCGGTTGCTTTCCTGGGGGGGATCGGTGTCACGTATGAAGCTTATCCCGTCATCATGCTGGCAATCATGGAATCGCCCGCAATCATGATCGGCCTGGTGCTGGCCGGCTATTCGCGGAAAATCATGGGCGGCGCCACCAAAGCCGACAAAGGGATGTACAAGCATCTGATAATCGAAGCCTTCACCAACGGCAGTATTTTGCTGCTGTTCGGTTCAATGGCGATTGGCTGGGTAGTCTCGGATCCCAGCTACAAGAAAATTGAACCTTTCTTTGAACTTATCTTCATGGGCGCTCTGTGCATATTCTTGTGCGATATGGGCATGGAAGCCGGAAAAAGATTGTCGGAGTTTAAGAGTGTCGGTGTTTTCCTGGTTGGTTTCGGTATTGCGATGCCGCTGATTGGCGCGGCATGCGGTTTGTTTGTGGGCCACTTCTTGCTGGGCTACTCGGTAGGCGGCATCACACTGGTGACGGTATTGGCAGCCAGTTGCTCCTATATCGCGGTGCCGCCGGCGATGCGCCTTGCGATACCGGAAGCCAATCCGTCGTTCTATCTGACTTTGTCTCTCGGCTGTACTTTCCCATTTAACGTAGTGGTCGGTATTCCCATGTATTATGCGGCTGCTCAGTACTTACACGAGACTTATTACCCGCTGGTATGA
- a CDS encoding PAS domain S-box protein: MIASVKSLSFSTVFDAAADAMLLVEHSGHIVSANPIAQRLLGYTEAELKGLAIEMLISPRYRKQYRYYQKLFLSKPVKRPMSAGNELVALNREGKELLLDISLTPMEVRQKLYTLIIFNIANRRLDTEEALRASEERLRLAKQAAGLGIFDYDFKHNIVYWDKQMRKFWGKYSEKTVSYEEFVAAIHPDDREARQTAINKAMDPASNGEFKLQYRVINPVNGAERWISARGRVYFEGGNPHRMIGVTRDVTEQKTIQKKLQLQRDETENILKQQVAARTASAIAHELNQPLAAISAYSEVVLHALNTNSFSAGNLRRALQGCVEQAQRAGRSLHELLAFLQKGELVTEHSNLAEVIHEALNIVYDDGYGGFHPVLHLQHDLPAVQCNRTQVRKVLVNLFRNAVEAMRTVDSPTLSITTQVQTVNEKNVAIVIVQDNGPGLDQIAIKRIFEPFFTTKPSGIGMGLVISRALIEANGGQLWVDFDAKPGAKFLFTLPFVT, from the coding sequence GTGATTGCTTCAGTTAAAAGCTTAAGTTTCTCGACAGTATTTGATGCGGCGGCGGATGCGATGCTATTGGTTGAACACTCCGGGCACATCGTGTCGGCAAACCCCATCGCGCAACGATTGCTAGGTTATACCGAGGCTGAGCTGAAAGGTCTGGCGATCGAAATGCTGATCTCTCCCCGCTACCGCAAACAATACCGCTACTACCAAAAACTATTCTTAAGCAAACCGGTCAAGCGCCCCATGAGTGCCGGCAATGAGCTTGTCGCATTGAATCGCGAAGGCAAGGAATTGTTATTGGATATCAGTCTCACGCCTATGGAAGTGAGGCAAAAGCTATATACCCTCATCATATTCAATATCGCCAACCGGCGGCTGGATACCGAGGAAGCGTTGCGTGCCAGCGAAGAACGGTTACGTTTGGCCAAGCAAGCGGCAGGCTTGGGTATTTTCGACTACGACTTCAAGCACAACATCGTTTATTGGGACAAACAGATGCGTAAGTTCTGGGGGAAATATTCCGAAAAAACCGTAAGCTATGAAGAATTCGTGGCCGCCATACACCCGGACGACCGGGAAGCGCGGCAGACGGCTATCAATAAGGCGATGGATCCCGCCAGTAACGGCGAATTCAAGTTGCAATACCGCGTCATCAATCCCGTTAACGGTGCCGAGCGCTGGATATCGGCACGCGGACGGGTATATTTCGAGGGTGGGAATCCGCACCGGATGATCGGCGTCACCCGGGATGTTACTGAACAGAAGACTATCCAAAAAAAGCTGCAATTACAACGTGATGAAACGGAAAATATTCTCAAACAGCAAGTGGCGGCACGCACGGCATCGGCAATCGCACATGAACTCAATCAGCCGCTAGCGGCAATTTCCGCGTATAGCGAGGTCGTGCTGCACGCGCTGAACACCAATAGTTTTAGCGCCGGCAATTTGCGCAGAGCGCTGCAAGGTTGCGTGGAACAAGCGCAACGCGCCGGACGCAGTTTGCACGAATTGCTGGCTTTTCTGCAGAAAGGCGAGCTGGTAACCGAACATTCCAATCTTGCCGAAGTCATCCATGAAGCGCTGAACATCGTCTATGACGACGGCTATGGAGGATTTCATCCGGTGCTGCATTTGCAACACGATCTTCCCGCTGTGCAATGTAATCGCACGCAGGTTCGGAAAGTCCTGGTGAATCTCTTCAGGAATGCGGTGGAAGCCATGCGCACCGTCGATTCGCCGACTCTGTCGATCACCACTCAAGTTCAGACGGTTAACGAAAAAAATGTTGCCATCGTGATCGTACAGGATAACGGGCCGGGCCTTGATCAGATCGCCATTAAGCGCATATTTGAGCCTTTTTTTACCACCAAACCTTCAGGCATCGGCATGGGACTCGTGATCAGCCGTGCCTTGATCGAAGCCAATGGCGGTCAATTATGGGTGGATTTTGATGCAAAACCGGGAGCTAAATTCTTGTTTACTCTACCATTTGTGACATGA
- a CDS encoding TMEM165/GDT1 family protein produces MDYKILLTVFATVFIAELGDKTQLATMLFAADKEVSKLTVFIGASLALIATSAIGVLAGSFISGYISEKQLHYIAGAGFILIGAWTLIKA; encoded by the coding sequence ATGGATTACAAAATTTTACTGACAGTATTTGCCACCGTGTTTATCGCAGAACTGGGCGATAAAACACAATTGGCGACGATGTTGTTTGCTGCGGATAAAGAAGTCAGCAAGCTGACGGTATTTATCGGCGCCTCGCTGGCGTTGATTGCGACTTCGGCGATCGGGGTGCTGGCGGGCAGTTTTATTTCCGGCTATATCAGCGAAAAACAGCTGCATTATATTGCAGGAGCGGGATTTATCCTGATCGGTGCATGGACGCTGATCAAAGCTTAA
- the groL gene encoding chaperonin GroEL (60 kDa chaperone family; promotes refolding of misfolded polypeptides especially under stressful conditions; forms two stacked rings of heptamers to form a barrel-shaped 14mer; ends can be capped by GroES; misfolded proteins enter the barrel where they are refolded when GroES binds), producing the protein MSAKEVKFGDSARHRMVAGVNILADAVKVTLGPKGRNVVLDRSYGAPTITKDGVSVAKEIELKDKFENMGAQMLKEVASKTSDVAGDGTTTATVLAQAIVKEGMKYVAAGMNPMDLKRGIDKAVVSAVEELKKLSKPCATAKEIAQVGSISANSDTEIGKIIADAMDKVGKEGVITVEDGSGLQNELEVVEGMQFDRGYLSPYFVSSAEKQIALLDSPFVLLHDKKISNIRDLLPVLEQVAKAGKPLLIIAEDVDGEALATLVVNNIRGILKTCAVKAPGFGDRRKAMLEDIAILTGGTVIAEEVGLTLEKATLNDLGQAKRIEVGKENTTIIDGAGDAKAIEARVKQIRTQIEEATSDYDKEKLQERVAKLAGGVALIKVGAATEVEMKEKKARVEDALHATRAAVEEGVIPGGGVALLRTSPVVRSTKGDNHDQDAGIKIVLRALEEPLRQIVTNCGDEPSVVVNKVTEGKGNFGYNAATGEYGDLVAMGVLDPTKVTRSALQNAASVAGLMLTTDAMVAELPKEEAPAGGGMGGMGGMGGMGGMDM; encoded by the coding sequence ATGTCAGCAAAAGAAGTGAAATTTGGTGATTCAGCACGTCATAGAATGGTGGCTGGTGTCAATATTCTGGCGGATGCGGTGAAAGTGACGCTGGGCCCGAAAGGCCGCAATGTCGTGTTGGACCGCTCGTATGGCGCGCCGACTATTACTAAGGACGGTGTTTCAGTTGCCAAAGAGATCGAATTAAAAGACAAATTCGAGAATATGGGCGCGCAGATGTTGAAAGAGGTAGCCAGCAAAACCTCCGATGTCGCCGGTGACGGTACAACCACCGCGACGGTATTGGCGCAAGCGATCGTCAAGGAAGGCATGAAGTATGTTGCGGCGGGCATGAACCCGATGGATCTTAAACGTGGCATCGACAAAGCAGTGGTTTCAGCTGTTGAAGAACTGAAAAAACTATCGAAGCCTTGTGCAACAGCAAAAGAGATCGCTCAGGTGGGCAGCATTTCTGCAAACTCCGATACCGAAATCGGCAAGATCATTGCAGATGCGATGGACAAAGTAGGTAAAGAAGGTGTAATCACCGTAGAAGACGGCTCCGGGTTACAGAATGAGCTGGAAGTCGTCGAAGGTATGCAGTTTGATCGTGGTTACCTGTCGCCTTATTTTGTCAGCAGCGCGGAAAAACAAATTGCATTGCTTGATAGCCCATTCGTTCTACTGCACGACAAAAAAATCTCCAACATCCGGGATTTGTTACCGGTATTGGAACAAGTTGCCAAAGCTGGCAAGCCACTGTTGATTATTGCGGAAGATGTCGACGGCGAAGCATTGGCTACGCTGGTGGTTAACAATATCCGCGGCATTCTTAAAACCTGCGCGGTTAAAGCACCTGGTTTCGGTGACCGCCGCAAAGCCATGTTGGAAGACATCGCGATCTTGACCGGTGGCACCGTGATTGCAGAAGAAGTTGGTCTGACACTCGAAAAAGCAACGCTCAACGATTTAGGGCAAGCTAAACGTATCGAAGTGGGTAAAGAAAATACCACGATCATTGACGGCGCCGGCGATGCCAAAGCAATTGAAGCGCGTGTTAAACAAATCCGCACGCAAATCGAAGAAGCGACCAGCGATTACGACAAGGAAAAACTGCAAGAACGTGTGGCTAAACTGGCGGGTGGTGTTGCATTGATCAAAGTTGGCGCGGCGACCGAAGTTGAAATGAAAGAGAAAAAAGCGCGCGTTGAAGATGCCTTGCATGCAACGCGTGCGGCTGTAGAAGAAGGGGTAATTCCGGGCGGCGGTGTAGCATTGCTGAGAACCTCGCCGGTTGTGAGAAGCACCAAAGGCGACAATCACGATCAGGATGCCGGCATCAAGATTGTACTGCGCGCATTGGAAGAACCTTTGCGTCAGATCGTCACGAACTGCGGTGATGAGCCATCAGTAGTCGTCAATAAAGTCACCGAAGGTAAAGGCAACTTCGGCTACAATGCGGCAACTGGCGAATATGGCGATTTGGTTGCAATGGGTGTTCTGGATCCAACCAAGGTAACCCGTTCCGCGTTGCAAAACGCTGCATCCGTGGCAGGTTTAATGCTCACCACCGATGCTATGGTAGCCGAGTTGCCGAAGGAAGAAGCACCTGCTGGAGGCGGCATGGGTGGCATGGGCGGTATGGGTGGCATGGGCGGCATGGATATGTAA
- a CDS encoding alginate export family protein translates to MTWRNIQFTCWTVFFIIGCFLWSPHLFAAEVEKTEPDKAKKPSVVAQNKTAPANGKNGAPFSALGTPGSTRFDFDSLTKLMEEHKTPLAAMAPDWLNVAIEHRTRYDVYDHGFTKAIPGFNDQVHQRTRFLFEVKNIIDPLKFTLELTDFRAPLANFGQDHNPTMADHFDFTQLHLGVHDKNFLGTGYAAKFEVGRFVMDLGEARLVGGHRWGPFTPAFDGLHFMMGNTDEKWSLRVFGSRPVQRDPTSLNWNTPETYFSGAYVTNRDLRWANFDGYFLQLNEGDNLRRRNLSTTGFRLFAKPTKGSMDYEIESMYQFGDTRDKSLFAHRHHGEIGYSFNTAMPLRAVYLFDFASGDRDPDKNFDILYAKRRVEYGPTGMFGPFFPSNLLSPVGFRATLVPTPSVRLMMSHRAYWLADKRGAFVGSGLQDPTGRAGGFLGNMLDISLGWDPQWSYLKRMSFDFGYSHLFKGDYFDKVPFSPGMKDTNYGYTMVTFKF, encoded by the coding sequence ATGACGTGGAGAAATATTCAATTTACCTGTTGGACGGTTTTTTTCATCATTGGGTGCTTTTTATGGAGTCCGCATTTGTTTGCGGCGGAAGTGGAAAAAACGGAACCGGACAAGGCCAAAAAGCCGTCCGTTGTCGCTCAGAATAAAACTGCGCCAGCTAACGGAAAGAATGGCGCACCCTTCAGTGCACTGGGAACACCGGGAAGCACGCGTTTCGACTTTGACAGCTTGACCAAGCTGATGGAAGAGCACAAAACGCCGCTTGCCGCGATGGCGCCGGATTGGCTTAATGTCGCAATCGAGCATCGTACCCGATACGACGTATACGATCACGGTTTCACCAAAGCTATTCCGGGATTCAACGATCAGGTTCATCAACGCACCCGTTTCTTGTTTGAAGTCAAGAATATTATCGATCCGCTCAAATTCACGCTGGAATTGACCGATTTCCGCGCCCCGCTGGCCAATTTCGGTCAAGATCATAACCCGACCATGGCCGATCATTTCGACTTCACCCAACTGCACCTCGGTGTACACGACAAGAATTTTCTCGGCACAGGCTACGCGGCGAAATTCGAAGTTGGCCGTTTCGTAATGGACCTGGGTGAAGCCCGTCTGGTCGGGGGACATCGCTGGGGGCCATTCACGCCTGCGTTCGACGGTTTGCACTTCATGATGGGCAATACCGATGAAAAATGGAGTTTGCGCGTGTTCGGTTCCCGGCCGGTGCAACGGGATCCGACATCGTTGAACTGGAACACCCCTGAGACTTATTTTTCCGGCGCTTACGTCACCAATCGTGATCTACGCTGGGCCAATTTTGACGGTTATTTCCTGCAATTGAACGAAGGTGATAATCTTAGACGGCGCAACTTGTCGACCACCGGTTTCAGATTGTTCGCCAAGCCCACGAAAGGCAGCATGGATTATGAAATTGAATCCATGTACCAATTCGGCGATACCCGGGATAAAAGCCTGTTCGCCCATCGCCATCACGGCGAAATTGGATATAGTTTCAATACGGCGATGCCGCTACGCGCCGTTTACCTGTTCGACTTCGCGTCGGGAGACCGCGATCCGGACAAAAATTTCGACATCCTGTACGCAAAACGCCGGGTCGAGTATGGTCCGACCGGTATGTTCGGCCCGTTCTTCCCGTCCAACCTGCTGTCGCCCGTCGGTTTCCGCGCCACACTCGTGCCCACGCCTTCCGTGCGTTTGATGATGTCGCATCGCGCGTATTGGCTGGCGGATAAACGCGGTGCATTCGTCGGCAGCGGCTTGCAAGACCCGACCGGCCGCGCCGGCGGCTTTCTGGGCAACATGCTGGATATCAGCTTAGGATGGGATCCGCAGTGGAGTTATTTGAAACGGATGAGTTTCGACTTTGGCTACAGCCATCTGTTCAAGGGCGATTACTTCGACAAGGTGCCATTCAGCCCCGGTATGAAGGACACCAATTACGGTTACACCATGGTGACGTTTAAGTTTTAA
- a CDS encoding GHKL domain-containing protein, which produces MMSLNQRVLLSATLVLLVFIAGITLTLDRAFYDSARIGVKDRLFAKLLMLMGDAEVEESGELDVPTNLLDAELGHVNSDTYAFIVGPANTIMWRSTSALNKPIPAITLLEKGKKEFEQILLNDEPYFIYRYGVAWETPSGDYPLTFHVITDTVLFEAQIERYREDLWGWLSVMAVFLLATQMLALRWGLLPLRKVSVELAAIESGQQESLKGTYPSELQLLTDSINSLITHEHKQQKRYRNGLADLAHSLKTPLAVLQGAIHSENDEAMRRKTIQEQIDRMDNTIQYQLRRAATAGSSPGMGLILLRPMADRIVNTVTKAYRDKHPHIAVVIDDTISLRIDEGDLMELLGNLIDNAFKWCRHSIHLSADYQDNQVVIQVKDDGPGIQLHEIARILERGVRADQSTPGHGIGLAIVRDIMQVYGGELSIENNPDGGLCVTLRLKKSK; this is translated from the coding sequence ATGATGTCGCTCAATCAGCGCGTCTTGCTCAGCGCGACGCTGGTCTTGCTGGTTTTTATCGCCGGAATTACCTTGACACTGGATCGCGCTTTCTACGACAGTGCGCGCATCGGCGTGAAAGATCGGTTGTTTGCGAAACTATTGATGCTGATGGGTGACGCCGAAGTGGAAGAATCCGGTGAACTGGATGTGCCCACCAACCTGCTGGACGCTGAACTCGGTCACGTCAATTCGGATACCTACGCCTTCATCGTCGGCCCTGCCAACACCATCATGTGGCGTTCCACTTCAGCGCTGAACAAACCCATTCCGGCCATTACACTACTGGAAAAGGGCAAAAAAGAATTCGAGCAAATCCTGCTCAACGATGAACCGTATTTTATTTACCGCTACGGTGTTGCCTGGGAAACACCGTCCGGCGATTACCCGTTGACTTTCCACGTCATTACCGACACGGTGCTGTTCGAAGCGCAAATCGAACGTTATCGCGAGGATTTGTGGGGCTGGCTGAGCGTGATGGCTGTTTTTCTGCTTGCTACGCAAATGTTGGCATTGCGCTGGGGCTTGTTGCCGCTGCGCAAAGTTTCCGTAGAGCTTGCCGCGATCGAATCCGGTCAGCAGGAAAGCCTCAAAGGCACCTACCCTAGCGAACTCCAGCTGTTGACCGATAGTATCAATTCTTTGATCACACACGAACACAAACAGCAGAAACGCTACCGCAACGGTTTGGCCGATTTGGCGCACAGCCTGAAAACGCCGCTCGCCGTGCTGCAAGGCGCGATCCATAGCGAAAACGACGAAGCTATGCGGCGCAAAACGATTCAAGAACAAATCGACCGTATGGATAACACCATCCAGTATCAATTACGCCGCGCCGCAACCGCCGGTAGCTCGCCCGGTATGGGATTGATCTTGTTGCGCCCGATGGCCGACCGGATCGTCAACACGGTCACTAAAGCTTATCGCGACAAACATCCTCACATCGCCGTGGTAATCGATGACACCATCAGTTTACGCATTGACGAAGGCGACTTGATGGAATTACTCGGTAATTTGATCGACAACGCATTCAAGTGGTGCCGCCACAGCATCCATTTATCCGCCGATTACCAAGACAATCAGGTGGTGATTCAAGTCAAGGACGACGGCCCCGGTATCCAGTTGCATGAAATCGCCCGGATCCTGGAACGCGGCGTGCGCGCCGACCAATCCACGCCCGGTCACGGCATCGGCTTAGCGATTGTGCGCGATATCATGCAGGTCTATGGCGGCGAGCTATCGATCGAAAACAATCCTGATGGCGGTCTCTGCGTCACTTTGCGTTTAAAGAAAAGCAAATAA
- a CDS encoding YciK family oxidoreductase, whose protein sequence is MNKIENYSPAADLLQDRVILVTGAGQGLGRAAALAYANHGATVILHGRKVKKLEAVYDEIEALGKAQALIYPLDFEKAEDKDFAILAQAIAEQLGRLDGILHNAALLTGLSPLEHQSVAQFRSLLQVNLIAPFAITKVCLPLLKASPDASVIMTSSSHGLNPAAYWGGFAVASAGIQTLMKIQADEWEILPNLRMNSIVPGIVNSPQRIITHPGEIKQTMRRPEDLMDTYLYLMGPDSKNIRGQTVFC, encoded by the coding sequence ATGAACAAAATAGAAAATTACTCACCAGCCGCGGATCTCTTGCAAGATCGCGTTATTCTGGTGACCGGCGCAGGACAAGGATTGGGGCGTGCAGCAGCCTTAGCCTATGCAAATCACGGCGCTACCGTAATTTTGCATGGCCGTAAGGTTAAAAAGCTGGAGGCTGTTTATGATGAGATTGAAGCCCTCGGCAAAGCGCAGGCCCTCATTTATCCTCTCGATTTCGAGAAAGCCGAGGACAAGGATTTCGCCATACTAGCGCAAGCAATTGCAGAGCAGCTGGGGCGGCTCGATGGAATTTTGCACAACGCGGCTTTGCTGACCGGCCTGAGCCCTCTTGAGCACCAATCGGTCGCCCAGTTCCGGTCGCTGCTGCAAGTAAATTTAATCGCCCCTTTTGCAATCACAAAAGTGTGTCTGCCGTTATTGAAAGCTTCCCCTGATGCAAGCGTGATCATGACTTCGAGTTCGCATGGACTGAATCCTGCTGCATATTGGGGAGGATTTGCTGTAGCCAGCGCAGGAATTCAAACGCTGATGAAAATACAAGCCGATGAATGGGAAATATTGCCCAACTTACGCATGAATTCTATCGTGCCGGGGATCGTAAATTCGCCTCAACGCATTATTACCCATCCGGGCGAAATCAAGCAAACGATGCGGCGTCCCGAGGATTTAATGGATACTTATCTTTATTTGATGGGGCCGGATAGTAAGAATATCCGAGGACAAACCGTATTCTGCTAA
- a CDS encoding C1 family peptidase: MNSTPNARPEANRICNLLPSRDTERDWGIKHAVAAGAVAAAPAALPASVDLRATWWNIGNQESTGSCVGWASTDGVTRYHMVKAGKIIQPGFLSPRYTWMASKETDEFTSRPETFIEGAGTTLKAAMDILRKYGAVPEAILPFHISTAMYLGDENTLYATAATRRIAAYFNLGKDMNSWRNWLATHGPIMAGLNVDATWDNATATHGKLDGFQPGTVRGGHAVCIVGYTADKRFIIRNSWGTAWGDHGFAYASEAYINAGFYNESYGVTV, encoded by the coding sequence ATGAATTCAACACCAAACGCCAGACCTGAAGCAAACCGGATATGTAACCTCCTCCCCTCGCGCGATACCGAGCGCGACTGGGGCATCAAGCACGCTGTCGCAGCCGGTGCCGTTGCCGCAGCACCCGCAGCCTTGCCCGCCAGTGTCGATTTGCGCGCAACCTGGTGGAATATCGGCAACCAGGAAAGCACGGGATCCTGTGTCGGTTGGGCATCCACTGACGGCGTAACCCGTTATCACATGGTCAAAGCCGGCAAAATTATTCAGCCTGGTTTTTTGTCGCCGCGCTATACGTGGATGGCGTCGAAAGAAACCGACGAATTCACAAGCCGCCCGGAAACCTTTATCGAAGGAGCCGGTACTACGCTGAAAGCAGCCATGGATATTCTGCGTAAATACGGTGCGGTCCCTGAAGCCATACTGCCTTTCCATATTTCGACTGCGATGTATCTGGGCGACGAGAACACATTGTATGCCACTGCGGCAACTCGGCGCATCGCGGCCTACTTCAATCTCGGCAAGGACATGAACAGCTGGCGCAATTGGCTGGCCACCCATGGCCCTATCATGGCCGGATTGAATGTCGACGCAACCTGGGATAATGCCACGGCAACCCATGGCAAGCTTGACGGCTTTCAACCCGGCACCGTTCGCGGCGGCCACGCTGTGTGTATTGTCGGCTACACGGCGGATAAACGCTTCATCATTCGCAACAGCTGGGGAACGGCATGGGGAGATCATGGTTTCGCTTATGCCAGCGAGGCTTATATCAACGCCGGCTTTTACAACGAAAGCTACGGCGTCACCGTCTAA
- the groES gene encoding co-chaperone GroES, translating to MKIRPLHDRVVVKRLEDERKTASGIVIPDSAAEKPDQGEVLAVGKGKTGDDGKVRPLEVKVGDRVLFGKYAGQSVKVQGEELLVMREEDIMGVIED from the coding sequence ATGAAAATTCGTCCTTTGCATGATCGTGTGGTTGTCAAGCGATTGGAAGATGAGCGTAAAACCGCTTCAGGTATTGTGATTCCAGACAGCGCAGCAGAGAAACCTGATCAAGGTGAAGTGCTGGCAGTCGGTAAAGGAAAGACTGGCGATGATGGAAAAGTGCGTCCATTGGAAGTCAAAGTTGGCGATAGAGTATTGTTTGGAAAATACGCCGGACAGTCGGTTAAGGTTCAGGGTGAAGAGTTATTGGTAATGCGTGAGGAAGATATTATGGGTGTGATTGAAGACTAA
- a CDS encoding transcriptional regulator: protein MKRIEIVINEDSLGALRELLEEANVRGFTVIKRVGGLGATGERNPEDYALAENNALIVLACEEKQAEKVITTLHPRLKEFGGMCLISDCKWTIGPAASY from the coding sequence ATGAAGCGGATCGAGATCGTCATCAATGAAGATTCGTTAGGTGCGTTGCGCGAACTGCTTGAGGAGGCTAATGTGCGCGGCTTCACTGTTATAAAGAGGGTGGGGGGGTTGGGTGCAACCGGTGAACGTAATCCGGAGGATTACGCGTTGGCGGAGAATAATGCCTTGATAGTACTCGCCTGTGAAGAAAAACAGGCGGAGAAGGTCATCACGACACTTCACCCCAGATTAAAAGAGTTCGGCGGCATGTGTCTGATTTCCGATTGCAAATGGACAATCGGGCCGGCCGCCTCATACTAA